Proteins encoded within one genomic window of Cellulomonas xiejunii:
- a CDS encoding DUF3000 domain-containing protein — translation MTPAGPEDVPAEFVRALRSLRGVPLRPEIVLDEVPGPARIAPFSAALTAEVRTARRSVAAEDLASGRFVVLYDPEGQEAWEGSFRLVTLVRASLEAEVGADPLLAEVAWSWFRDALASAGVDPHAAGGTVTRVLSQSFGALDRRDEQTELEIRASWTSWDEQLGPHLTAWSTLMCTAAGLPPLPEGVVPLPRR, via the coding sequence GTGACCCCAGCCGGACCCGAGGACGTCCCCGCCGAGTTCGTCCGTGCCCTGCGTTCACTGCGTGGTGTACCCCTGCGGCCCGAGATCGTGCTCGACGAGGTACCCGGTCCCGCCCGGATCGCGCCGTTCTCGGCTGCGCTCACGGCCGAGGTCCGGACCGCACGTCGTTCGGTCGCCGCGGAGGACCTGGCCTCGGGGCGCTTCGTCGTGCTGTACGACCCCGAGGGCCAGGAGGCGTGGGAGGGGTCGTTCCGGCTCGTCACGCTCGTGCGGGCGAGCCTCGAGGCCGAGGTCGGTGCGGACCCCCTGCTCGCGGAGGTCGCGTGGTCGTGGTTCCGCGACGCGCTGGCGTCGGCGGGCGTCGACCCGCACGCGGCCGGCGGCACCGTGACGCGCGTGCTGTCGCAGAGCTTCGGCGCGCTCGACCGGCGCGACGAGCAGACCGAGCTGGAGATCCGCGCGTCGTGGACGTCCTGGGACGAGCAGCTCGGACCGCACCTGACGGCCTGGTCGACCCTGATGTGCACGGCCGCGGGTCTGCCGCCGCTGCCCGAGGGCGTCGTGCCGCTCCCGCGCCGCTGA
- a CDS encoding LuxR C-terminal-related transcriptional regulator gives MTPTTGPARHPMCVVVTQIADGEGETLVRALRRRGAHRVVVLARRAGRQELRTLLAGGLRGGVASTTEASAAPQRQAPAPSLPTAELSARELSVLARVAEGRTNRLIGEELGLSALTVKSHLARISRKLGTGDRAELVAIAIRTRMID, from the coding sequence ATGACCCCGACCACCGGCCCCGCCCGTCACCCCATGTGCGTGGTCGTCACGCAGATCGCCGACGGTGAGGGCGAGACCCTGGTCCGGGCCCTGCGCCGGCGGGGCGCCCACCGCGTGGTGGTGCTCGCTCGGCGCGCCGGCCGTCAGGAGCTGCGCACGCTGCTCGCCGGCGGGCTGCGTGGGGGCGTCGCCAGCACGACGGAGGCGTCAGCCGCCCCGCAGCGCCAGGCACCCGCGCCGTCGCTGCCGACCGCCGAGCTCAGCGCGCGCGAGCTCAGCGTGCTGGCGCGTGTCGCCGAGGGGCGCACGAACCGTCTCATCGGCGAGGAGCTGGGCCTGTCGGCCCTCACGGTCAAGAGCCACCTCGCGCGCATCTCGCGCAAGCTCGGCACGGGCGACCGGGCGGAGCTGGTCGCCATCGCGATCCGCACCCGGATGATCGACTGA
- the gndA gene encoding NADP-dependent phosphogluconate dehydrogenase: MSVPSSAVGTAQIGVTGLAVMGRNLARNFARHGYTVAVHNRTYARTQSLVADHASDGTFVPSESMADFVASLARPRKVVVMVQAGAPTDAVIDELVPLLEPGDIVVDAGNAHFPDTIRREAALRDKGLHFVGTGVSGGEEGALNGPSIMPGGTTESYESLGPILEAISAKVDGVPCCTHVGPDGAGHFVKMVHNGIEYADMQLIAEAYDLLRSGLGASAPEIGEVFAAWNTGDLESFLIEVTAEVLAHTDAATGRPFVDVVADAAEQKGTGRWTVQNGLELGVPITGIAEATFARALSGSAPQRAAARGVLPADTLAWNIPDPGAFMEDVRLALYASKVVAYSQGFDQIAAASAQYGWDIDRGAMARIWRGGCIIRAKFLDRITQAYERDPNLPLLLADPYFTAAVANGVAAWRRVVSAAAAHGVPTPAFSSSLAYYDGVRAERLPANLIQAQRDFFGAHTYRRTDRDGTFHTDWSGDRAEQTW; encoded by the coding sequence ATGTCAGTCCCGTCGTCGGCCGTCGGAACCGCGCAGATCGGCGTCACCGGGTTGGCCGTCATGGGCCGCAACCTGGCCCGCAACTTCGCGCGGCACGGGTACACGGTCGCCGTCCACAACCGCACGTACGCGCGCACGCAGTCGCTGGTCGCCGACCACGCGAGCGACGGCACGTTCGTCCCGTCGGAGTCGATGGCGGACTTCGTGGCGTCCCTCGCGCGGCCGCGCAAGGTCGTCGTCATGGTGCAGGCCGGTGCCCCGACCGACGCCGTGATCGACGAGCTCGTGCCGCTGCTGGAGCCCGGTGACATCGTCGTGGACGCCGGCAACGCGCACTTCCCCGACACGATCCGCCGGGAGGCGGCCCTGCGCGACAAGGGCCTGCACTTCGTGGGCACGGGTGTGTCGGGCGGCGAGGAGGGTGCGCTCAACGGCCCGTCGATCATGCCCGGCGGGACGACGGAGTCCTACGAGTCGCTGGGCCCGATCCTCGAGGCGATCTCGGCGAAGGTCGACGGCGTGCCGTGCTGCACGCACGTCGGGCCTGACGGAGCCGGGCACTTCGTCAAGATGGTGCACAACGGCATCGAGTACGCCGACATGCAGCTCATCGCCGAGGCGTACGACCTGCTCCGCAGCGGCCTCGGTGCGTCCGCGCCGGAGATCGGTGAGGTCTTCGCGGCGTGGAACACCGGTGACCTGGAGTCGTTCCTCATCGAGGTGACCGCCGAGGTCCTCGCGCACACCGACGCCGCGACCGGGCGCCCGTTCGTCGACGTCGTCGCCGACGCCGCCGAGCAGAAGGGCACCGGCCGCTGGACCGTCCAGAACGGCCTCGAGCTGGGCGTGCCGATCACCGGCATCGCCGAGGCCACGTTCGCACGGGCGCTGTCCGGCTCCGCGCCGCAGCGCGCTGCCGCACGCGGCGTCCTGCCGGCCGACACCCTGGCGTGGAACATCCCCGACCCCGGCGCGTTCATGGAGGACGTCCGCCTGGCGCTGTACGCGTCGAAGGTCGTGGCCTACTCGCAGGGCTTCGACCAGATCGCGGCCGCCAGCGCGCAGTACGGCTGGGACATCGACCGGGGTGCGATGGCACGGATCTGGCGGGGCGGCTGCATCATCCGCGCCAAGTTCCTCGACCGCATCACGCAGGCGTACGAGCGCGACCCGAACCTGCCGCTGCTCCTGGCGGACCCGTACTTCACGGCGGCCGTCGCGAACGGCGTCGCCGCGTGGCGTCGTGTCGTGTCCGCTGCGGCCGCGCACGGCGTCCCGACGCCCGCCTTCTCGTCGTCCCTCGCGTACTACGACGGCGTGCGCGCCGAGCGGCTGCCCGCCAACCTCATCCAGGCGCAGCGGGACTTCTTCGGTGCGCACACGTACCGCCGCACGGACCGCGACGGGACCTTCCACACGGACTGGTCCGGCGACCGCGCCGAGCAGACCTGGTGA
- a CDS encoding HRDC domain-containing protein, with the protein MKAEASRDTTGADERPDVTEPVVVPLLEPADGVPAVVATPAALEATIAAFAAGTGPVAVDAERASGYRYGQRTYLVQLRREDAGTALIDPIALPDLSALSDALVGVEWVLHAASQDLPGLAEQGMHPSRVFDTELAARLLGMERVGLAAVVADTLGLGLAKEHSAVDWSTRPLPAEWLRYAALDVEVLVEVRQVLAERLAVSGKAEWARQEFEAVRTAPPAAPRAEPWRRVSGLHNVRDRRRLAVVRELYATRDRNARERDISPGRVLPDAAIVAAAQALPRTVGQLVALPPFAGKGTRRRAALWQSAIDRAVALPDDELPSARGPATDGPPPARVWADRDPAAARRLAAARALVADLSLEHTVPVENLVQPDLLRRLCWSPPRPADEAGIAAAMTAGGARAWQVELLAGRLATELADS; encoded by the coding sequence ATGAAGGCCGAGGCGTCGCGGGACACCACAGGTGCGGACGAGCGCCCTGACGTGACAGAGCCCGTCGTCGTCCCGTTGCTCGAACCCGCGGACGGCGTCCCGGCCGTCGTCGCCACGCCGGCGGCGCTCGAGGCGACGATCGCGGCGTTCGCCGCGGGGACCGGCCCGGTCGCCGTCGATGCCGAGCGGGCGTCCGGCTACCGCTACGGGCAGCGCACCTACCTCGTGCAGCTGCGGCGTGAGGACGCGGGTACGGCCCTCATCGACCCGATCGCACTGCCGGACCTGTCCGCCCTGTCGGATGCTCTCGTCGGCGTCGAGTGGGTGCTGCACGCGGCCTCCCAGGACCTGCCGGGTCTCGCGGAGCAGGGCATGCACCCGTCCCGCGTCTTCGACACCGAGCTCGCGGCGCGGCTGCTGGGCATGGAGCGCGTCGGGCTCGCCGCGGTCGTCGCCGACACGCTGGGGCTGGGGCTGGCCAAGGAGCACTCCGCCGTGGACTGGTCGACCCGCCCCCTGCCGGCGGAGTGGCTGCGGTACGCCGCCCTCGACGTGGAGGTGCTGGTCGAGGTCCGGCAGGTGCTGGCCGAGCGGCTCGCCGTGTCGGGGAAGGCGGAGTGGGCGCGCCAGGAGTTCGAGGCGGTCCGGACGGCGCCGCCGGCGGCTCCCCGTGCCGAGCCGTGGCGGCGGGTCTCCGGCCTCCACAACGTCCGCGACAGGCGGCGCCTCGCCGTCGTCCGCGAGCTGTACGCGACGCGTGACCGCAACGCCCGCGAGCGCGACATCTCCCCCGGCCGTGTCCTGCCCGACGCTGCGATCGTCGCGGCGGCCCAGGCGCTGCCCCGCACGGTGGGGCAGCTGGTCGCGCTGCCGCCCTTCGCGGGCAAGGGGACGCGTCGGCGGGCCGCGCTGTGGCAGTCGGCGATCGACCGTGCCGTCGCGCTGCCCGACGACGAGCTGCCCAGCGCGCGAGGTCCTGCGACCGACGGACCGCCGCCGGCCCGCGTGTGGGCCGACCGCGACCCCGCCGCAGCGCGCCGGCTCGCGGCAGCCCGCGCGCTCGTCGCGGACCTCTCGCTGGAGCACACCGTCCCGGTGGAGAACCTGGTGCAGCCCGACCTGCTGCGGCGTCTGTGCTGGTCGCCGCCCAGGCCGGCGGACGAGGCCGGCATCGCTGCGGCGATGACGGCAGGTGGTGCGCGCGCGTGGCAGGTCGAGCTGCTCGCCGGACGTCTGGCGACGGAGCTCGCCGACTCCTGA